The uncultured Desulfobulbus sp. genome window below encodes:
- a CDS encoding amidohydrolase, with amino-acid sequence MTQRADLILTGQYLLTMNREQQVIEQGGVAISGDTILEVGEADALLSRYSPARVLHEPHGLIMPGLVNVHTHAAMSLFRGLADDLELMQWLEDYIFPVEAQLSGELVYQGTLLSIAEMIRSGTTSFCDMYLFAGEVARAVDETGMRAWVGEVLYDFPSPNYGELENGFSYTTKLLDRYQDHERICITVDPHAVYTCSPDLLTRLGAVARERGALYVIHLAENESEVRTCRERYGCSPVYHLESLGLLGPHVVADHCVMLTNQEIELLAKRGVKVAHCPQSNLKLASGIAPVVQMLEAGITVGIGTDGSASNNDVDMFGEMDTTAKIHKADRLDPTVMDAATTLYAATMGGAKVLSAGDRIGSLEAGKKADCIVLDLNQPHLTPMYNPVSHLVYAARGGDVIHSVINGQVVMEARELLTFNESAVLERVAKIGAAIRKGCNGG; translated from the coding sequence GTGACACAACGCGCGGACCTGATTCTCACCGGGCAGTACCTGTTGACCATGAATAGAGAACAACAGGTTATTGAGCAGGGAGGGGTGGCCATTAGTGGTGACACCATCCTTGAGGTGGGAGAAGCTGACGCGCTGTTGTCCAGATATTCACCAGCCCGGGTCCTTCACGAGCCCCATGGTTTGATCATGCCCGGGCTGGTGAATGTGCATACCCACGCTGCCATGTCTCTTTTTCGCGGTCTGGCCGATGATCTGGAGCTGATGCAGTGGCTGGAGGACTATATCTTTCCGGTGGAAGCGCAATTAAGTGGTGAGTTGGTCTACCAGGGAACTCTGCTCTCCATCGCCGAGATGATTCGATCCGGCACCACCTCGTTTTGCGATATGTATCTTTTTGCAGGAGAGGTGGCGCGGGCTGTGGACGAAACCGGCATGCGCGCCTGGGTAGGGGAGGTGCTCTACGATTTTCCTTCACCCAACTATGGGGAACTGGAAAACGGGTTTAGCTACACCACTAAGCTCCTTGACCGCTATCAGGACCATGAGCGTATCTGTATTACCGTGGATCCCCATGCGGTGTACACCTGCTCTCCGGATCTGTTGACACGCCTTGGTGCCGTGGCCCGTGAGCGCGGAGCTTTGTATGTGATTCATCTCGCGGAAAATGAGAGCGAGGTCCGTACCTGCAGGGAACGCTACGGCTGCTCACCGGTTTACCATCTGGAGTCGCTGGGGCTGCTCGGCCCGCATGTGGTGGCCGATCACTGTGTGATGCTCACCAACCAAGAAATTGAACTCTTGGCCAAACGGGGCGTCAAGGTTGCCCATTGCCCCCAGTCAAATCTGAAGCTTGCCTCGGGCATTGCCCCGGTGGTGCAGATGCTTGAGGCCGGTATCACCGTAGGTATCGGTACCGATGGCAGCGCCTCCAACAACGATGTAGATATGTTTGGCGAAATGGATACCACGGCCAAGATTCACAAGGCCGATCGGCTGGATCCCACGGTGATGGACGCCGCGACCACACTGTATGCTGCCACCATGGGAGGGGCCAAGGTGCTTTCGGCTGGAGATCGTATCGGCAGTCTGGAAGCAGGGAAAAAGGCGGACTGTATTGTCCTTGATCTTAATCAGCCTCATCTCACCCCCATGTATAATCCGGTCTCGCACTTGGTTTATGCAGCCCGCGGGGGGGATGTCATTCACTCTGTGATTAATGGTCAGGTGGTGATGGAGGCCCGTGAGTTGCTCACCTTCAATGAGTCTGCGGTGCTTGAGCGTGTTGCCAAGATTGGGGCTGCAATTCGCAAGGGCTGCAATGGCGGTTGA
- a CDS encoding twin-arginine translocase TatA/TatE family subunit, with protein MFGLGTPELIVILAIAFLVFGGKKLPEIGSGLGKAIGSFKKGLGDVEEVGSELKKSIPMAKEISEVKETLDKAKDLTGSLGK; from the coding sequence ATGTTTGGACTCGGAACCCCTGAGCTGATCGTTATTCTGGCCATTGCCTTTCTCGTTTTTGGCGGCAAAAAGCTCCCCGAGATTGGTTCCGGCCTTGGAAAAGCGATCGGTTCCTTTAAAAAAGGGCTGGGTGATGTTGAAGAAGTCGGCAGCGAGCTGAAAAAGAGTATTCCCATGGCCAAAGAGATATCCGAGGTCAAAGAAACCCTGGATAAAGCTAAAGATCTCACCGGTTCCCTCGGTAAATAA
- the gpmI gene encoding 2,3-bisphosphoglycerate-independent phosphoglycerate mutase, which translates to MSAPVPVILAILDGWGLAEPSATNAVSVAKTPTMDRLMQNCPTTSLVAHNGLVGLPEGQMGNSEVGHLNIGAGRIVYQDYTRINKAVDEGEFATNPVFAHIMDQVKEAGSRLHLCGLVSDGGVHSHLRHLIALVELAHARGIEVLIHCFMDGRDTPPHSGQGYLGELVEALNRIGSGTIATVSGRYYAMDRDKRWDRVKVAWDAMVHGKGIEAADALTLVQASYDQDVTDEFIVPTVVLGEDGQPVGRIEDGDGVLFFNFRADRVRELCHAFGDQNFEGFEPGARPKLCSLVTMTEYEADFSFPIAFPPVTLTHILGEEVSSHGRRQLRIAETEKYAHVTYFFNGGNEVPFAGEERVLINSPREVATYDQKPQMSAVEVTDTLLATLEKGEAEGNPFDLVILNFANGDMVGHTGVMEAAIAACETVDSCIERIEAFVAARNGVLLITADHGNAEQMLDPVNGGPYTAHTLSPVPFIVVSEQFKGSTLRTGGALKDIAPTILGLMDLPVPKEMEGESLLL; encoded by the coding sequence ATGTCTGCTCCTGTACCAGTTATTCTTGCCATTCTCGATGGGTGGGGACTTGCCGAGCCCTCAGCCACCAATGCTGTTTCTGTGGCCAAAACGCCCACCATGGACCGGTTGATGCAAAATTGTCCCACGACCTCCCTGGTGGCCCATAACGGGTTGGTCGGTCTTCCTGAAGGGCAGATGGGTAACTCTGAGGTCGGCCACCTCAATATCGGTGCCGGTCGTATTGTCTACCAGGATTATACCCGTATCAACAAGGCTGTGGATGAGGGAGAGTTTGCCACCAATCCGGTCTTTGCGCACATCATGGACCAGGTGAAGGAGGCGGGTTCACGGCTGCATCTCTGCGGTCTGGTCTCCGATGGTGGTGTGCATAGTCATCTTCGCCACCTGATTGCCCTGGTTGAGCTGGCACATGCGCGGGGGATCGAGGTCCTTATCCACTGTTTCATGGATGGCCGGGATACGCCACCCCACTCCGGTCAAGGTTACCTGGGAGAACTGGTGGAAGCCCTGAACCGGATCGGCAGCGGCACCATTGCCACTGTCTCCGGTCGCTACTATGCCATGGATCGAGATAAACGCTGGGATCGGGTCAAGGTTGCCTGGGATGCCATGGTGCATGGCAAGGGGATAGAGGCTGCCGATGCTCTGACGCTGGTACAGGCCTCCTATGACCAGGATGTGACCGATGAGTTCATCGTCCCCACGGTTGTGCTAGGGGAGGATGGGCAACCGGTTGGGCGCATTGAAGATGGCGACGGGGTCCTCTTTTTTAACTTTCGTGCCGACCGAGTGCGGGAGTTGTGTCACGCTTTTGGTGATCAAAATTTTGAAGGCTTTGAGCCCGGTGCTCGTCCCAAACTCTGCTCCCTGGTGACCATGACCGAATACGAGGCGGATTTTAGCTTTCCCATCGCCTTTCCGCCGGTGACTCTGACCCATATCCTCGGGGAAGAGGTCAGCAGCCATGGCCGCCGCCAACTGCGTATAGCCGAAACCGAGAAGTATGCCCATGTGACCTACTTTTTCAACGGTGGCAACGAGGTTCCCTTTGCCGGGGAAGAGCGTGTCCTCATTAATTCCCCCCGTGAAGTAGCCACCTACGATCAGAAACCACAGATGAGTGCCGTTGAGGTTACCGATACCTTGCTGGCCACCCTGGAGAAGGGGGAGGCAGAGGGCAATCCCTTTGATCTGGTTATCCTCAACTTTGCCAACGGTGACATGGTCGGCCATACGGGGGTCATGGAAGCTGCGATCGCTGCCTGTGAAACCGTGGACAGCTGCATCGAACGGATTGAAGCCTTTGTCGCCGCCCGGAATGGGGTTTTGCTGATTACCGCAGATCACGGCAACGCCGAGCAGATGCTTGATCCGGTTAACGGAGGGCCGTATACCGCCCATACCTTGAGTCCGGTTCCCTTTATCGTGGTCAGTGAGCAATTCAAAGGGAGCACCTTGCGGACCGGTGGTGCCTTGAAAGACATTGCCCCCACCATTCTGGGATTGATGGATTTACCCGTGCCCAAAGAGATGGAAGGGGAAAGTCTTCTCCTCTAG
- the rsfS gene encoding ribosome silencing factor: MRRLKKEYSQFEGQELAAACARVALDTKAEDLCVLDVRGLASFTDYFVIMSGRSTRHVQGLAEAIETELSSKRVNSKNAEGLRDGMWVLLDFGDVVVHIFYHEQRSFYDLEGLWHDAPRLELDQLLGNTK, encoded by the coding sequence ATGAGAAGATTAAAAAAAGAATACAGCCAGTTTGAAGGCCAGGAGCTGGCCGCTGCATGTGCCCGCGTCGCCCTTGATACCAAGGCAGAAGACCTGTGCGTGCTTGATGTGCGTGGCCTGGCTTCATTTACCGATTATTTTGTGATCATGAGCGGCCGCTCCACCCGTCATGTGCAAGGCCTGGCTGAGGCCATAGAGACGGAACTCAGCTCCAAACGCGTCAACAGCAAAAATGCTGAGGGCTTGCGTGATGGTATGTGGGTGTTGCTCGATTTTGGTGATGTGGTCGTGCATATCTTTTATCACGAACAACGCAGCTTCTATGATCTCGAAGGCTTATGGCATGATGCCCCCCGTCTTGAGCTTGATCAGCTGCTGGGGAATACCAAATAA
- a CDS encoding glutamate synthase, producing MCRLALKSADTPFSPYEVLTAMEAMQEGYDGSGLGLLLRGVEFEDFKMKPHHVVLSGIAHTEAAFHRLTDWMGNKGFQIKYAHEFDRRPELIEAKDRFNYMVRVYRIPEAWINLTPEELDDKLLEIRLAIRADGEAHGGDLTVFSLYRDVVMLKEVGWPLEVGDALGLNDGRIKARVVMAQGRQNTNYGINLYACHPFFIQGIGTMTNGENTAYVPIKEWLLGKNIPGYMGYHSDSETFTHILHYVTKKLKLPLELYKHVITPLKSEELDAHPNGDFLKGLRAACRRLIIDGPNAIIATLPDETCMLVMDQKKMRPATVGGRPGAWAIASEMCGVDALVPDRDPSLDFQPMREHSVIISPERKELIVWSQFDQFTLPQAA from the coding sequence ATGTGCCGATTAGCCTTAAAAAGCGCAGATACACCCTTTTCACCCTATGAAGTCCTCACGGCCATGGAGGCCATGCAGGAAGGGTACGACGGTAGCGGGCTTGGCCTGTTGCTGCGCGGGGTGGAATTTGAAGACTTTAAAATGAAACCCCACCATGTGGTCCTTTCTGGAATCGCCCACACTGAAGCCGCCTTTCATCGGCTTACAGACTGGATGGGGAACAAGGGATTCCAGATCAAGTATGCCCACGAGTTTGACCGCCGCCCGGAATTGATCGAGGCCAAGGACCGGTTTAATTACATGGTTCGGGTCTATCGTATTCCCGAGGCCTGGATTAACCTCACCCCGGAAGAGCTCGACGATAAACTGCTGGAGATTCGTCTGGCCATTCGTGCAGATGGTGAAGCTCACGGTGGCGATCTCACAGTCTTCTCCCTCTATCGTGACGTGGTCATGCTCAAAGAGGTCGGCTGGCCGCTTGAGGTTGGCGATGCACTGGGGCTCAATGACGGTCGCATCAAGGCCCGTGTGGTCATGGCCCAGGGACGTCAGAACACCAACTACGGTATCAATCTCTACGCCTGCCACCCCTTCTTCATTCAGGGAATCGGGACCATGACCAACGGTGAGAACACCGCCTATGTCCCGATCAAAGAGTGGCTTTTGGGGAAAAACATTCCCGGCTATATGGGCTATCACTCCGATTCGGAGACCTTCACCCATATCCTCCATTACGTAACCAAGAAGCTGAAGCTGCCGCTGGAGCTCTATAAACACGTCATTACCCCGCTGAAGAGCGAAGAGCTGGATGCGCATCCCAACGGTGATTTCCTCAAAGGGCTGCGGGCCGCCTGCCGTCGTTTGATTATTGACGGCCCCAACGCGATTATCGCCACCCTGCCTGATGAAACCTGCATGCTGGTTATGGATCAGAAGAAAATGCGTCCGGCCACCGTTGGTGGTCGTCCTGGTGCATGGGCCATCGCCTCTGAGATGTGCGGTGTCGATGCCCTGGTGCCCGACCGTGATCCGTCCCTTGATTTTCAGCCCATGCGGGAGCACTCTGTTATTATTTCACCCGAGCGAAAGGAACTTATAGTATGGTCTCAGTTCGATCAATTTACACTTCCCCAAGCAGCTTAA
- a CDS encoding purine-nucleoside phosphorylase — protein sequence MIDIEEHKQQVEAAVAHLKDKIQEPPEVLIQLGTGLGELAKAMQGATSFAYEEIPHFPRSTVTSHAGNLVVGRLAGKSVAILQGRFHYYEGYSAREVAFPIRVLSLLGVQTAIITNASGGLNPLYTPGTLMVFVDHLNLLGDNPLRGPNVDAWGVRFPDLSKPYAPELRELALTLAGRLGLKETTSGTYVCIPGPSLETPAETRYLRMIGADAVGMSSVPEILVALHAGLRVLGLSVVANVNDPDNFQPIHIDEVIAAAGKAEPRLQQLIIHILAEMSL from the coding sequence ATGATTGATATTGAGGAGCACAAACAGCAGGTTGAAGCTGCAGTCGCCCACCTGAAAGATAAAATCCAGGAGCCTCCCGAGGTCCTTATTCAGCTTGGAACAGGCCTGGGAGAACTGGCTAAGGCCATGCAAGGGGCCACAAGTTTTGCCTACGAGGAGATTCCGCATTTTCCCCGGTCCACCGTAACCTCGCATGCCGGCAATCTGGTGGTGGGGAGACTTGCGGGCAAGTCAGTTGCCATTTTGCAGGGGCGGTTTCATTACTACGAGGGGTACTCGGCCAGAGAAGTGGCCTTTCCCATTCGGGTGCTCTCGCTGCTGGGGGTGCAGACTGCCATAATTACCAATGCCAGTGGCGGATTGAATCCCCTCTATACCCCGGGGACGCTGATGGTCTTCGTCGACCACCTCAATCTCCTGGGCGACAATCCCCTGCGTGGGCCCAATGTGGATGCCTGGGGCGTACGTTTCCCCGACCTTTCCAAGCCCTACGCCCCGGAGCTCAGAGAGCTTGCCCTTACCTTGGCTGGGCGACTTGGTCTCAAGGAAACGACCAGCGGGACCTATGTCTGTATTCCCGGTCCCAGTCTGGAGACACCCGCTGAAACCAGGTACCTGCGCATGATTGGGGCTGACGCCGTGGGGATGTCGTCGGTTCCGGAGATCCTGGTGGCGTTGCACGCAGGGCTGCGCGTGCTTGGTCTTTCCGTGGTGGCCAATGTCAACGATCCGGATAATTTTCAGCCTATACACATCGATGAGGTTATTGCTGCTGCCGGTAAAGCGGAACCGCGGTTGCAACAGCTCATCATTCATATACTTGCGGAGATGAGCCTGTGA
- the tatA gene encoding twin-arginine translocase TatA/TatE family subunit, with translation MFGLGMPELIVILVIIVIIFGAGKLPEIGSGIGKGIRNFKEATKKEDESSKSIDDDTNKQA, from the coding sequence ATGTTCGGACTCGGAATGCCTGAACTGATTGTTATCTTAGTTATTATTGTCATTATTTTTGGTGCGGGCAAACTGCCGGAGATTGGAAGCGGTATTGGGAAAGGCATCCGCAACTTCAAAGAAGCCACCAAGAAAGAGGATGAAAGCAGCAAATCCATTGATGATGACACCAACAAACAGGCCTGA
- the thrC gene encoding threonine synthase: protein MQYISTRGGIEPLNFQDAVMMGLARDGGLLLPQTLPSISSEKLESWRNLPYQYLAREVLSLFIDDIPALDLEFLVEKAYSSFKHPQVTPVTKQGDVYILELFHGPTLAFKDVALQLLGNLFEYVLSRRGGYMNILGATSGDTGSAAIAGVRGKKNINIFILHPHGRTSPIQALQMTTVLDPNVFNIAVRGTFDDAQSTVKSIFNDLAFRDAYQLGAVNSINWARVLAQVVYYIYAYLKMRKHGHPSVDFSVPTGNFGDIFAGYVARQLLPKGCINTLILATNANDILTRFVNQGDYSRGQVQVTSSPSMDIQIASNFERYLYYLRGENGAVVKADMDGFAATGKLDFSGLREQVADDFRSLSVSEAETIATIGSFHKEYGYLLDPHTAVGVKAALELRDASRPVVCLATAHPAKFGAAVTQAIGQEPPLPPALAELANRESRCTVLDADERVIKDFVAENALRG, encoded by the coding sequence ATGCAATATATCAGTACCCGTGGTGGGATTGAGCCGCTGAATTTCCAAGATGCCGTAATGATGGGGTTGGCCAGGGACGGAGGCCTGCTCCTGCCGCAGACCCTACCCTCTATCAGCAGTGAAAAGCTGGAGAGCTGGCGGAATCTGCCCTACCAGTATCTAGCCCGCGAGGTACTCTCTCTTTTTATTGACGATATCCCCGCCCTTGATCTCGAATTCCTGGTGGAAAAAGCCTACAGCTCGTTTAAGCATCCGCAGGTCACTCCGGTTACCAAGCAGGGCGATGTCTACATCCTTGAGCTTTTTCATGGCCCCACGCTGGCCTTTAAGGATGTGGCTTTGCAACTCCTGGGCAATCTCTTTGAGTATGTCTTGTCGCGCAGGGGCGGTTACATGAATATTTTGGGCGCGACCTCTGGCGACACCGGCAGTGCCGCCATTGCCGGTGTCCGCGGTAAGAAGAATATCAATATTTTTATTCTTCATCCCCATGGGCGCACCAGCCCTATTCAGGCCTTACAGATGACCACGGTCCTTGATCCCAATGTGTTTAACATAGCGGTCAGGGGGACCTTTGATGATGCCCAGTCAACGGTCAAATCGATCTTCAATGACCTGGCCTTCCGTGATGCCTATCAGTTGGGGGCAGTCAACTCCATCAACTGGGCTCGGGTCCTGGCGCAAGTGGTGTACTACATCTATGCCTATCTCAAGATGCGTAAACATGGACATCCCAGTGTGGATTTCTCCGTGCCAACCGGTAACTTCGGCGATATCTTTGCAGGCTATGTCGCACGTCAACTCCTGCCTAAAGGGTGTATCAATACCCTTATTCTGGCAACTAACGCCAATGACATCTTGACTCGTTTTGTCAACCAGGGAGATTACTCCCGTGGTCAGGTTCAAGTCACCAGCAGTCCTTCCATGGATATCCAGATAGCCTCAAACTTTGAGCGCTACCTCTACTACCTGCGTGGTGAAAACGGGGCGGTGGTGAAAGCGGATATGGATGGCTTCGCAGCCACAGGAAAACTCGATTTTTCCGGACTTCGAGAACAGGTGGCCGATGATTTCCGCTCACTCTCTGTCTCTGAAGCAGAAACCATTGCCACCATAGGCTCTTTCCATAAAGAGTATGGCTACCTGCTTGATCCGCACACCGCAGTGGGCGTGAAGGCCGCACTTGAACTGCGTGATGCCTCACGGCCCGTGGTTTGTCTGGCAACTGCCCACCCTGCCAAATTCGGGGCAGCCGTGACGCAGGCTATCGGCCAGGAGCCCCCGCTGCCACCAGCCCTTGCTGAACTTGCAAACCGGGAAAGCCGTTGTACCGTCCTGGATGCCGATGAGAGGGTGATCAAAGACTTTGTGGCCGAAAACGCCTTGCGTGGCTAG
- a CDS encoding alpha/beta hydrolase, whose translation MAQIIEKNFDLDGCTLHALEAGPQDGATVVLLHGMKFQAETWRELGTLEALAGLGGHALAIDMPGFGKSAANVLPPEEVLTKLISQLGLSQIILIGPSMGGRIALEFAISHPEIVKKMVVVGPVGVEENRTKLSRIAAPVLVIWGEEDQVSPIANSDILLNECAEARREIYPQAPHPCYLEQPDRWHASLKKFLTDSIK comes from the coding sequence ATGGCACAAATCATCGAAAAGAATTTTGATTTAGACGGCTGCACTCTTCACGCACTGGAGGCTGGACCCCAGGATGGGGCTACGGTTGTTCTCTTACACGGAATGAAATTCCAGGCCGAAACCTGGCGGGAGTTGGGAACGCTTGAAGCGTTGGCAGGCCTGGGGGGGCATGCGTTGGCTATTGATATGCCGGGATTTGGCAAAAGTGCAGCGAATGTCCTGCCGCCAGAAGAGGTGCTGACCAAGCTGATCAGCCAGCTTGGGCTTTCCCAGATCATCCTGATTGGTCCTTCAATGGGGGGGCGTATCGCCCTGGAATTTGCTATCAGCCATCCCGAGATAGTCAAAAAAATGGTTGTTGTTGGACCCGTAGGGGTTGAGGAAAACCGAACAAAACTGTCTCGTATCGCAGCTCCGGTCCTCGTGATCTGGGGCGAAGAGGATCAGGTCTCCCCCATTGCCAACAGTGATATTTTACTGAACGAGTGTGCTGAGGCCAGGCGAGAGATCTATCCCCAGGCTCCGCATCCCTGCTATTTAGAGCAACCGGATCGGTGGCACGCGAGTTTAAAGAAATTTTTAACCGATTCGATAAAGTAA
- a CDS encoding DNA topoisomerase III, which translates to MGKTLIIAEKPSVAADIVKALPGKFKNVKTHYESDAYVISYAIGHLVSIAYPEEINPAFQKWTLDNLPILPEEFPLAVLPNTKTQFNALSKLIRRRDVDVIVNGCDAGREGELIFKYILKQAHTRSVDGKQIKRLWLQSMTLDAIREGLARLKDNDEMLPLEDTALCRSEADWLIGINATRALTCYNSRFGGFKKTPCGRVQTPTLSMLVKRESERREFVPTTYWELHAQFSCGAVHYQGVWIDPGFKKDETQPHGRRNRLWDADKAAEIRNRCSGQAATVEEKNKKSTNASPPLYDLTLLQREANSRFGFSAKNTLALAQALYERHKLITYPRTDSRCLPEDYLPTVEKVVRQQQQWQYGQFAREALEKKYLKKDKKIFNNKKISDHFAIIPTPGLPSTLSEPEMKIYQMIVQRFLAVFFPPAVYHNTIRHSLVAGETFLTEGKILVEPGWRAIYGAATDGDKELDALPKDMPVACGEIEQQQHETKPPPRFSEATLLSAMENSGKLVEDEELAEAMKERGLGTPATRAAIIEKLLNEKYIVREQRELVPTGKAFELLSLLMARKIDVLASPELTGEWEYKLNQIISGSMTRTQFMSEIREMTGSIVEKVKAGGEEQRSEAPFSPVDGVRFYETATAFESEDKKIMIRKVLGGRIMEHDEIVALIQGKTLGPFSDFRSKKGKPFTASVHLANSKVEFLFADSTEELDLDAIRGQEPLGLSPVDKTKVFETPAGYLSDSALEGDKKKGLRISKMILGRRLDPDHISQLLHQGKTELITGFISKKKKPFDAFLLLDEKGKLSFEFPPRKKKGPAKTAE; encoded by the coding sequence ATGGGAAAAACACTGATTATTGCCGAAAAGCCAAGCGTTGCCGCTGACATTGTCAAGGCTCTTCCAGGCAAATTTAAAAACGTCAAAACGCACTATGAAAGCGATGCCTATGTCATCTCCTATGCCATCGGCCATCTGGTTTCCATAGCCTATCCGGAAGAGATTAATCCAGCCTTTCAAAAGTGGACCCTGGATAATCTGCCCATTTTGCCCGAAGAGTTTCCCCTGGCTGTGCTTCCCAATACCAAAACGCAGTTCAATGCCCTCAGTAAGCTCATCCGTCGCCGCGATGTGGACGTGATCGTCAATGGATGTGACGCCGGGCGCGAAGGAGAATTGATCTTTAAGTATATTCTCAAACAGGCACATACCCGCAGTGTCGATGGCAAGCAGATCAAACGGCTTTGGCTCCAGTCCATGACCCTTGATGCCATTCGTGAAGGGCTGGCGCGTCTCAAAGATAATGACGAAATGCTTCCCTTGGAGGACACCGCCCTCTGCCGTTCTGAGGCGGACTGGCTCATCGGGATAAACGCCACCCGAGCCTTGACCTGCTATAATTCTCGCTTTGGCGGTTTTAAGAAAACACCCTGTGGTCGAGTGCAGACGCCGACTCTTTCCATGCTGGTGAAAAGAGAATCCGAGCGTCGCGAGTTTGTGCCAACAACCTATTGGGAGCTGCATGCGCAGTTCAGCTGTGGTGCGGTGCACTACCAGGGGGTGTGGATCGATCCGGGGTTTAAAAAGGATGAAACCCAGCCCCATGGGCGGCGCAATCGGCTTTGGGATGCGGATAAGGCGGCTGAAATTCGCAATCGGTGCAGTGGTCAGGCGGCAACTGTTGAAGAAAAAAATAAAAAATCCACCAACGCCTCGCCGCCGCTTTACGATTTGACTCTGCTGCAGCGTGAGGCGAACAGCCGCTTTGGTTTTTCTGCAAAAAATACGCTGGCTCTGGCCCAGGCTCTCTATGAGCGGCATAAGCTCATTACCTATCCGCGAACTGACAGCCGCTGCCTGCCTGAGGATTATCTTCCCACCGTGGAAAAGGTGGTTCGCCAACAACAGCAGTGGCAGTACGGACAGTTTGCCAGGGAAGCCCTGGAAAAGAAATACCTGAAAAAAGACAAGAAGATCTTCAATAACAAGAAGATCTCTGATCACTTTGCCATTATCCCCACGCCCGGGCTGCCGTCGACCCTGAGCGAGCCGGAGATGAAAATCTACCAGATGATCGTCCAGCGTTTCCTTGCGGTCTTTTTCCCGCCGGCGGTCTATCATAACACCATCCGTCACTCGCTTGTTGCCGGAGAGACCTTCCTCACCGAAGGCAAGATATTGGTTGAGCCGGGCTGGCGGGCGATCTACGGGGCTGCCACCGATGGGGACAAAGAGCTTGATGCTCTGCCCAAAGACATGCCGGTGGCTTGTGGCGAGATCGAACAGCAGCAACATGAGACTAAACCACCACCACGATTTTCTGAGGCCACCCTGCTTTCCGCCATGGAAAATTCTGGAAAACTGGTGGAGGATGAGGAACTGGCCGAGGCAATGAAAGAGCGTGGCCTGGGAACCCCGGCAACGCGGGCGGCCATTATCGAAAAACTCCTCAATGAGAAGTATATCGTTCGCGAACAGCGTGAGCTCGTCCCCACAGGCAAGGCCTTTGAACTTTTAAGCCTTTTGATGGCACGTAAAATTGATGTGTTGGCCTCACCCGAGCTGACCGGCGAGTGGGAGTATAAACTCAACCAGATCATCTCCGGCTCCATGACCCGTACTCAGTTCATGAGTGAAATCCGTGAGATGACCGGCTCCATTGTGGAGAAGGTCAAGGCCGGTGGCGAGGAACAACGCAGTGAAGCCCCGTTTTCGCCGGTGGACGGCGTTCGTTTTTACGAGACCGCAACTGCCTTTGAATCCGAAGATAAAAAGATTATGATTCGGAAAGTTCTGGGCGGTCGTATCATGGAACACGATGAGATCGTCGCTCTGATTCAAGGTAAGACCCTGGGGCCCTTTAGTGATTTTCGCTCCAAGAAAGGCAAGCCCTTCACTGCCTCGGTCCACTTGGCCAACTCCAAGGTGGAGTTTCTTTTTGCGGATTCAACCGAAGAGCTGGACCTAGATGCCATTCGAGGCCAGGAGCCTCTGGGGCTCTCTCCGGTGGATAAAACCAAGGTTTTTGAAACACCCGCAGGGTATCTTTCAGATTCCGCCCTGGAGGGGGATAAGAAAAAAGGACTGCGCATTTCCAAGATGATTCTGGGCAGACGTCTGGACCCCGACCATATCAGCCAGCTCCTGCATCAGGGAAAAACGGAGCTGATTACCGGGTTCATCTCGAAAAAGAAAAAACCCTTTGACGCCTTTTTGCTCCTTGATGAGAAGGGAAAGCTCAGTTTTGAATTTCCGCCCCGCAAGAAAAAAGGGCCAGCAAAGACTGCTGAATAA